One Puntigrus tetrazona isolate hp1 chromosome 25, ASM1883169v1, whole genome shotgun sequence genomic window, CAATCATTACACAGGctccaaaaaaaccaaaaaaaaccccaaatctCTAGCTTCTATTAAATGCTGTAAGCACCTGCACGAGAGCGTGGCGTTCCCATCGTAACATATACATGTGGAACGGCTTGAATGTGAGGAAATCATGGGAGCGTTTTCATCTTTGGGTGTACCTTTACATCAACAGGAAAGCTTGAAACACTGGTTCACCAAAAAAACTGTCTAAAATGGACTGTGGCATCAAAATGTTGGggaaaattaaagcaaaagaaaaataccTATATTTAATTGTGCCTTTATACATGGTTGTGATTTGTGACTAGAAttgtgatactttttttaacaaaatgtttagaaaatggTGCTCATGTCCTTACTTTGAGTCATTTTTACTCcaaataaaatgactttagTCGATGGAAATATCGTAGGTTGGTGGTTTTATCCCTTTAGCAATTTTGTTGACTAGATTAAAATGGTACACACGTTTTCATCAGTCCAAAGGAAAAAATGGCTTACGAATCGTGTCGGAAGCAATCAGTAGCGACACGTATTTGACTTAATTTCATAAATGGACTGCAATGTAACGATTTAACTACAATGTAAAAAGCAAGTGTCGAGCATAAAAATTGCTGACTTTTTCTGGCCAAAACCCCCTCCAAAAAACAGGTTGATCACCTTTTTCTTCAAAAGGACATTCTCAGAATCCAATTGGGGTCAAAGATTGCAGATTCAAGGAAATAGGCATGTTTTCATTGAAGTATGACTGAaaccaagcattttttttgtatttttctatttgtgACTAAAACTATATAGCTGTTAGCTtagcaatatgctaatataagACGGCAGAAATTTGTCGTAAGGGTAACTTATCTGGGCTCACTTCAAATTTGATAGGTATAATATTTTAGAAGGTAGATGAATAGATAGACAGCAGGTAACAGTAGCCAGCGAGGTTTCAAAAACAAAGCTAATGCTAACGCAACACCACCTACATACATGCAAGTGCTAGTTTTCAATATATACAAAGTACTATTGGAGTACATTTTATAAGAGAATACCAGTACTAAACTTCACATTTGAGTCAATGTGTTACTTGAtgtgttttgtaattaattgacGATTTTCCAATGTCTCTTGATGCTTTAAAACCATCTTGACCAGAAAACGTGTGGAACATCACTACAAACGAAACCGTTGAAAGCGGCCATATAAAACCTACTTGAAAAGATTGTCCATGATGTATCTGTAATTTGGTTGATTGCTCTCAGGCATAAAGCAAACAGCAAAGACGATAATGGCATTCAGTCCATCGCCATAGTAACCTGCGAAAAGGGGGAACCATGTTAGAAAGTGGCTACCGGCAAGCACTTGAACATTAGTTTGAATTTTAACAGCAGTTACACGAGTTGACAGATTCGGTCCATCTGAACCAACAGCTTAGTCTGTGTAATTGTTCATTATATAAGAGGCATTTCGAATGAAAGCGACAGCTGTTAGACGGCAAAAAAGGGAGGGGGAGGAAGTGGAGAAGGAGGAAAGACAGATGGTTATGGGCTCTTCTGACTGAGAACTGATCTGGAAAAGGTCTGCGGCGTTATAAATGACGTGTAACGCTCTAAAACGTCATAAGCACAGTTTTGAGAATGGGGATGCAGCTAAACGCCATAAAAGAGCTGTGATTGTTAgcagtttgattattttgacCGCGGCTATTTTCACTTCCTGATTGGTGCAAACAGAAAGTGGCCTTGTGTAGATAACAGAAAGAACGCGCTGGCATGGAGAAGCGCGGCCACTGACCTCCATGGCTGATAACCCTCTTGTAGGGCTCAATGGCCTTCATGTCCACCCGGTGCTCCTGCTCTCCGATGCGAAAGACTCTCCAGCGACGGCCCTCCTCCCGTTCCTCCGTGCTGGTGAACTCCTGCACCGACTCTACTCCTTTACGAAGCAGGTCTGCGTTTTTGGGTTTCGGGAGGTCATCTGATATGGGAATAATAGAGAGTTTGTTTTACTTGATATTTGTCAATGCATGTTTCCTTTTAGCGCTCAGGTAAGTTTGCGCATTTATACGATCAGGAACGATGCTTTGCTGATTCACAGTTCAAAAAATAAATCGATTACACTTGCGCTGTGGTCTTTTGATTTAGCAAACCCAACCACAAAACTCCCAGGAGCTCAAACCAAGGTACAAAAGACAACTCTGTAGAGGATTCTGTGTGCCGAAAAAAGCAGCCAAATGAACCATGATTAAACAAAAGTGGAGAAATTAACTACATTTTAGAACACGTACATCTCTatgataaatgatataaaaaagcAAGTGTCGAGCATAAAAAGTGCTGACTTTTTCTGGccaacccccccccaaaaaacaggTTGATCACCTTTTTCTTCAAAAGGACATTCTCAGAATCCAATTGGGGTCAAAGCTTGCAGATTCAAGGAAACAGGCATGTTTTCATTGAAGTATGACTGAAACCaagtattgttttgtatttttctatttgtgACTAAAACTATATAGCTGTTAGCTtagcaatatgctaatataagACGGCAGAAATTTGTCGTAAGGGTAACTTATCTGGGCTCACTTCAAATTTGATAGGTATAATATTTTAGAAGGTAGATGAATAGATAGACAGCAGGTAACAGTAGCCAGCGAGGTTTCAAAAACAAAGCTAATGCTAACACAACACCACCTACATACATGCTAGTGCTAGTTTTCAGTATATACACAGTCCTTGGTGAGATTCTAACAGTTCAATGTAAGATGTAAAAATCCTTGAGTGTACTTAATTATactaaatatgcatttgtaatactttaaaaatgtaatttttttttctttttaaactgtatttgcagattgcattaaaaaaataaaccgtCAACCCCTTTAAGAAAATTAACAATGgttttactaaaactaaaaaacatgGCTAATATAGTTTAACTACGATGACTGGAAATTAACCTTGGCTTTGTTAcacttatatttttaactatagttgaagttaagacatttttaaaatgtaataaagtgcAGTTATCACTGCATTAGACAAACATATTCCAAATgaaattaaagcatattttcGTTTTCCATAAACGCTTGAATTAATTACTTTCAGCAGAACAAGCGATAATGAAATTACATGTAAAGATGTGCTAAATTCCTACTGAAGTaggtcaaaaaaataaataaataaaataaaaatctgcaataggtatgctttttaaacaaatgctaaaatgcaaatcattttCACAATGGAAAACTGCTTTTGCCTTTAAAATCAAAGTGATTCATTtcaatcattaaataaataaatgatccgGACACCAAAATGAGGCTGATTAATAGAATCAGATCTGATGAGATTAAAGGAAAAACCATGCACAAATCAAAATCCAACCATCAACATTCtccaacacaaaaacaatggaTGATGTCTGATTTGTAGCGCCGTATCATTTTACAACAAAtgttaatataacaaaaagaaaatgaaattaatgcTGTAGGACTTGATCAGGGAGTAATACATCCAGTCAGGTAACCTTACCACATACCGCAGGCCCACGGCCTGTCGAATACCAAGAAGAAACAATCCTTCcaggaaagagagaagagagcagcaggacagaaaaacaagaacacATAATACTGTTTAACTAAGAGTTATTACGCAAAAAACGATCCATGAAAAGATCTCTAATGTTAGTAAGGAACATTTCTACGGGATCAGAAAGACATGATGACTAATTAAGCAGATTAGTTGCTGTTAGACTGATGTAACGTTAACATTTAAAGGTTAAACCATTGTACCTTCCCACTCAAACTCATTGCTGTTGTCTGAAGGGGTGTCTATATCGTCCAGATCCAGTTCTGTGCTTTCATCCAGCTCATCCGACAGGACCGATCCCTCACTGTGCTCTAGGTTTAGGCTGATGTCCGGAGCCAAAAGcttctttttggttttctttgcacTGTTAAGTCCATAAGAGTGTGACGCTGCAATtggagacaaaaaaatattttcgtaAAATCAGTTGAATCACATGTCCTTGCTACGTTTCTAGACCTTGATCGTGGTAGTGTACTTGCTGTCTATGGcgggtcagagagctcttgtaattcatcaaaaatatctgagTTTGCGTTGTGAAGTTTTGAAGGgtatttaatgacaaaatgttcattttggggtgaacttcTATCTTTAAGGCCTACCAGGTGCTCCTTCAACAGAAGAGCCGGTGTAAAGCTCCTCATCAAGATGCATATCTTCCTCTTCTGGGAGTGGCCTAGAAacccaaataaaacacatttgaaactTAACGTAATATCATTTAGAATCtgccatcatttaaaaaaaagctcataaaTTGCTGTTTTGAGAGAAAATCTAAACGTAGGAGACCAAGAGTATTTCATAAAGgatttaaatttattacatttttgacaagcatctttttaatttagagGTTATCCCGATTCAAGTTTTCCTTTGAACTGTATCCTTGTTTTCATCAGCTTTTCTTACTcccattttttcacattaaaataaaaagtctatttatttagaattgaatttacaaatgaaaataagaaaaacaaaagctaatttattaatatagtgttttatatcaaaataatattatcataaatAGGCAAACATTTTTGGGTTGAATTCCCAGCACAagcacaaaaattatatatataaataaaaataaaaaatacaacaaatatatatgtaaaaattctGGCTCTACCAAGTTTGGTAATGCTAgtggatagcagccattattctgAAGCTCCGCAAAACGgatatatccacaagtactACGACATAAAACGCCCAAAAGGCGTATGGGTTAGTTTGCATTGCAGAACCTgcggatatatctgatttacgaAGCTTctaaataatggccactatccacaagcattaTCAAGCTCGGAAGAGCCAGGATTCAATTAACCTAGGATGCTACGAAGTCAAGCAAAACAATGTTTGGGTAATCAAACCCTTTAACGGTCCCGACcttttgaatagtagtgcaTTTGGTCATTTGTGCAGTAGTCATCCATGTATCAACCTACCTGGGGAAGTCCTCATCTTGCCACTCCTCCTTTAGCTCCACCCCTTCCATTCTCAGCCGCGCCTCTGTCGTGGCAACCGACTCCTGGTGCTCAAAACTGaaggattaaaaataaagaatgaagCTAGCAGGATTTCGAACAGCCTTAGTTCATACCATGTTGTTGACTCACTATAAAAACCAATACGTCTGAGCTGAAAGAGTCCAGAAGTCCAAATCTGATACCGGCCGATAGTCATTCATCACAGAGCTGCTATAACCTCCTGTAGTAACTGAAAAACAGCCTCAAACTGCCTAACACGACCACTGCGCATAAAGATGCAGAATATCACAGCTTATGACATAAGGAAAAAAATCCACACGGGCCTCTTTGGCGAGTTAATCTCCGATACAAAGGCATGTAAACTCCCGAGGACTTACATACACGCTGAATTCTGTTTCATACGAGATAAGCTCTTTTACAAATGGAAGTGGGCGAAAGAGTTTCACCTTCTTTGGGGAAAGATTTGGGTGGCGACTCTGGAAAGGGCTGAAATTCTTGGAGCGTGTTCAaagttcaacattttaaaagatcaaACCTTGCTATTCTTCCTAGAACTAAAGTCATTTCACAGAGAGACCACTGGTAGGGAGGGACGCTCCTCGAGACCGCAGAGCAAATTAAAAACGTCACAGAGATCACggagcaaattaaaaaattaattcctAAACGATACATCTAATGTTTGAattcatctatcattttatGACTATAATGAGAGGAGAAACGACAGAAAAACAGAACTCCCCCTCACCTGAGCTGTGTTCAGACTGGAACACTATGcgttattttagcttttaatacttttaaaaaaattgttaacctattgtaatttaaaaaaaactttaacaaggctgatttaaaaatgttgtattatatttctatttatttatttatatttaatttgttttattaattttagtattttaaactcATTTCCTTCCAGTTAGTTGACACCtacaattttcagttttcatctaatatttatattttagtttatttttattcataaaaataacattattttttacacacacacacacacacactttaccaATCAAAAGTAATGTCCAGTTCATTTGTCAAAGAAAAACATAAGACTGAGCCCACTGCACACAGGGATATAACTAGTATCCTATGAAGTGCACTCAACTGCATATTTTGGTGAAAGCATATATATTCCATGCATTCAGAAAGCACGCATACTACACGTGCAAACTGCGAATATAGAGGTATACGTGTAAATTACTGCGAACAACTGAAACGCCCTGCATAGCATTCGATCAAGCGTCCAAGAAAAACTGTTTTCCATAATCCAAAACATATCTCTCATCCCCATCTGCCTGTTATTTGCGTGCGTTTTAAATGTGTACAGACTGTCGTGTCTACTGATTTTAATGAATAAGGCTCAGCAAAAGAGTCATTCATCCACCAGCTGTTTAGTCGTTTCAAAGAGAGGCTGGCGCTCAGATGCGAGACACTGCTTAACTGTGGACGGGAGCTAATTGCCATGCCACCCATGCGGTCTCCATCACACTCCTCCGAGTCTGCCCTGCCTCCAGAGATCTGCAACGGTCCTCAATGTCCCGTCATGAGACACATCAGCGCATGTTCGCTCAAGCCTTACGTAAAACGAACACAAAAAGGATATCTTAACCGTTTTCGACCCGCATAATAAAAGTCAGTGGTGTCCAGAACAACCGTAGGCTCCACCGACTTTCACTGTGTGAACATAAACAACAATTTTCATTCTTGGGTGACGCATTTTGAATGAGTAGAAGATTTAAAGCCTTTAACTCAAACCTGTCATTGCAGAATTAGATTGTGATTGATGCATTCAATAAAACGGCACACTGAGGTTCTCTGTACACACCTGGAGAAAGCACAGGGCTGAATGGATTGTAACCCTAGAGAGAATACCATCACCTACAGGCATGTGTTTTGCATGGCACCACACCCTACAGTAACGGCTCTCAAACAAAAGGTGCTTCATGAATACggcgtcaaaataaaagtctctttcAACCCTGTTAGGCACCATTTGGCACTTGATGCGGGTGACTGTCATTTTCCAGCAGCacgtgttttattaatattaacatttaaaaagaagaaataaactaTTACAATGATGAAGGAGATCACTTAAGAGAAATTAAACGTATTATTTTTAACGTACTAAGTTATAGCATTTATCAAGATTTCAAAGCTGCTTTTATTACTTAGTaactttcagtatttttttcttcaaatttttCAACagttcattttctaaatgtttctaaatgtgAGCGTTACtctaatatttagattttagcTCATTTCAGCGTTACGCCAATTGCTTTGGTCGGGagcttttaatattaaatacacattctTACAGTGACTCTGGTGACGGGGTCGGGGCAGGTCAGCTTCACGCCGTCCACCAACAAACATGCAGCGTGCAAAAAAGGGcaattttaagttattatttatcAGCCCGTCGTGCAATAGTAAGTGTCACGCGGTTTTGACTCTCAGTGTGTTAAAAGtttaaggaaaaaatatatatagttacgGGAAGAGTGACATTTCAGTCTTCACAAAACTATACTGAAATGAAAGCCAGATTAgatctgaatgtattttaatcgACCTCTGGGCTGCAATGGGCCAAAATCAAGAGTTAAAACCGTAGCGTATCTCGAACAACCTCGGTATGAGcatgttttaagcaaaaactatTCAAACTAAGCTGGTTGTTTTTCTTGCTACTAACTTTGCGTTAAATAACGGGCTCGTCAGATCTGTAACTCTCCCAACAAACTCATGGGCCGACCGCAAGCAGTCACGGGAACCCAAAGCGTAGCCTATATAAGGAACGGGCGAGTGACAGTCTTTATGTTATTGAGTCCCCGTTACCTTCCGTTGCGCTCGGCCGGTGGAGAGAGAGCGTGCGGCGCGTGCGCGGGGCTTGAGCTCCTCACGCCTTGTTTTTGTCTATTGTCTGGAGTCGCGGCTTCCGGCGGCGGACCGTCTCCGTTCTCCAGCGAGGTCCCCGTCACGGGCTCCCGAGGTAGCTCTTCCTCGGGGCGAACCGACGAGGACGGCGGCGGCGGCGACACCGGGCTGCTTGCGTTTCTGTTTTCCTCGGATGTCCGGCTGGGTGTGTCCGATTCGGGATAACTTTTGTTGGCGTTCAGGTCGCTCGAGTCCCTCTGGTTTGAGACTTCTTCGGTCGCCATCGCATCTGTGGCCATGGTCGACGGCGGCCGATTAGTATCGATCGGCGAGAAACGCGATCCTTTGCGCGGAAAACAAACCGTGGTATTCGAACGATAAACGGCTTCACATAGTCTTCGATGTATCTGGTTAATGTGAACGCTTATAACGGACCGTGCGTTTGAAACAAGAGCATTTATGTGGCTATCGAGTACGTTGCAGAACAATCTTGCCCTTTTAAGTGAAGTCCccggtgagtgtgtgtgtttggtgggCCAGCAGTGCGCAGTCAGTCCCTTTCCTCTCCTGCTTCCTTCCTACGGCAAGACCGCTTCTAGTCAAACACAGAACTGTGACAAACGCGTGTCGATCATAGCAAAAACactaggaaatattatttaaaacggTCGATACCGGCCTAGAGGGAAGTTTTAATAGCTGACAAACTCCGAAGACCCATCTCATCTGTTGCTTTAACCGGCCGTCATTCTTCTTTTGGAAGTGTCGGGTAAATTGAGGCGAAGTCTGACTCAATATTCACCACTTCCGGTCACAATGTCGCTCTCCATTCCAAATAAAAGTCCCCGGGTTGTTTATTAAAAGTCGCGAATGTGTTTAGAAATCGCTATAAATGAGTATATAATCTGTGGTTGATTTAATGCCAGGTTAACAGTAAAAGTACgatttaatttatatgtatgttttatttttgtaattattttctttatttctgtacGTTTTATCGAGTGTTAATACGTCACTGagggatttatttaaatactttggGAACTTAAAccattacttgaaataaaataaatgttaactgaaataaaaaatataattaaaatataatataatttataattaaaataaaatataacttccATGTAATTTATCCTGGAGTAaacgaaaaataaaaacgaaGTAAAACGATGCAAGCTTTTTAACGAACTCTcgaaatattacatatttcacatttttcaagAGTTAGTGTAGTTCAAATGAAACATGAgataattgaatatatatttatttttttaacagtgtctACATTTACGGAAACGTCAATAAAATCGACCGACAGCAGATATATGATTCTGATATTACTAGTCGCCTGTAAAATACTGAGCGATTCAACATTCGTCCACTAGGTGGCGACAGAGCACTATATTAAATCAGCTCTTGCTGTAATTAATCTCAGAATACAAGGATCTCCCCAATAACGGAAGATTAGTGATTTAGTGAAATCACAAtgagtaaaattaaaacaaaccccCACATGTTAATATTCACGAGACTGTATATGCAAGATTGCTGcttgattttgattattataatacaCCTGCTTAATGCTTGCAAGTTACTGATGTTAGTGAggaagacattttatttcaatctgTAGTTTTCAACAACAGTTTTTGTCaagaatagatagatagatagatagatagatagatagatagatagatagatagatagatagatagatagacagttatgtagatagatagatagatagtcatgtagatagatagatagatagatacatatatagatagatagacagtcatgtagatatatagatagatagatagatagatagatagatatatagatagatagatagatagatagatacagtcatgtagatagatagatttcagTACACTAATTAGTCCCAAGCAATGCTAACTTAACGCATGCATATAATTCTAACATAATACGAAGCCTCAGAATGTGacaaatcttaaaaaaagatttcctCAGGCTATGTTGCCATATGCTTAAATTTTAACGCTAGTTTAAAACTATGCCGTGCGCactcagagagagagtgacGACGATCTCCgaaatgattttgaaatgtCAAAACGTTTAACTTCTGCCGCAAACTATACCCGTGCAACCCATCCATCGCTTATCACAAACGTCACAGGTGTAGACGCGTTTTGAAACAGTTCGATAAAACACCCCCAGGAAGTGATTCGTTTAATGATGAAGTCCGTGATTTATTAGTCCCGTCTTATTATCAAATGGGGTTGCTTCCGCCGCACGACGAGAACGAGCAATTAGCGTATGCAAATGAGAGAGGACTCGATTTTGcgacagaacaaagaaaaacgCGCGCGGCTCCGCGCGTGCCTTCTAAACCCCGAAACGCGAGGACAGTTTCTCGAGTCGCGCTCATTTCAGCGCAGCGTCCCGTTAACGCGTTCCCGCCCCCTCCTGATACGAATGCAGCGCGTCTGATTGCTTCTGGCTATAAGAGACCGATAAATGCGAACTGCCCCGTAATACCACAGACCGCCTGAGCTGTGTGCTCAGGATCATTGAATATAATCGCTAATTAACGCACTGCTATTTGCTCTGTCTGATCGAACGGCCTCATTAAGTAACGGATAATCCCACAATATTCAAAGTTTACAGTACCTTTTTTGTTTCCGCTCGCCGAGGTGTTTGCCGAGGCTCCCTTCAGCCCTCACGCACAAATAAAGAGCAGATGCTGACTTTGATGCGCGCGAAATCTGGACATACCGGTGTCGGGTTTCTCATTAGCTAGAGTAAATTTGCCTAATGACTCATTAAACGGGTTGTTTTGCACTTTtgcaattattaaatgtttgttgtgcGACGCGTGGAGACGCGCGGCGACTCAAAGGAAGAACGAAATATTGATTTGCTTGTATGCAAATGAGTTAAAACACACTCGCTGTTCAGAAACAACCTCCTCAAACATTTggagacctgtgtgtgtgtgtgtgtgtgtgtgtgtgtgtgtgatggagggGGGGAGAGACTTGATTCGGCTGACATCCGGGACGGGCATCCGGGTCTCTTCCCTCTCCGTTCGCTGTCGTGAATGTTTCAGAAGCAAACTTTCTTTTTCCTGAGTCGGAGATGTTTGATGTTTTCCTCTCGCGGAGCGCGACGAGATGAAGCGCGCTCTTAATTTATGAGGACATAACAAGGAAGCTATTAAGCAAACACATTTCCCTGCTTCGGCTGGCGTAAAAGAGCCACTCAGGGCGAGAAACCCGGCGCTTTGGTTTCCAGAAAAGATAATTGCCTAAATGTTTACAAGTTAGCCGGAGTTTAAAACGGGCGCGTTCGAGGTGACCGCGTGGAAAGGTAGCGAGACTGAGCGTCCGATTTCCACAAGTGGGCCGGTGGGAAGTATTTGGGCGAGCTGGAGCACGCGTCTTAATGAGAaaagacgaagaagaagaagaaaaaaaagacttcgCGTGCATGATTTATGCGGTCTGTTTCTAGGAGCGCGCGCGCATAATTATTTATGATTGCTGAGCGCGAGAAACAGGCCCGCGCGCGGAGAAAGAGAAGCTGGTGAAAAATTcaaaagcagaagaagaagaagaagaagaagaagcagtcGAATGAATATTTAAGGGACGATGAAATATTTAGgggaaacaaatgagaaaaacatttaaaacagcgCGATAAATAATAACGGGAGTTGTCGGGCGGGCCTTAAACATGCGCGCGGTGGCTGATCCCGGCCCCGGCGATTTGTTTTCCATATGCCGGTCGTTACGGGGGCACGGTCAGCGTGCGCGGGCTGGCACACGGTGCGGGGGAATATTAGCTTTTTGTTGAGAGCGGTTGGACGGGTGCCACGAGCCGGTCACGATTTAATG contains:
- the bnip2 gene encoding BCL2/adenovirus E1B 19 kDa protein-interacting protein 2 isoform X3, encoding MATDAMATEEVSNQRDSSDLNANKSYPESDTPSRTSEENRNASSPVSPPPPSSSVRPEEELPREPVTGTSLENGDGPPPEAATPDNRQKQGVRSSSPAHAPHALSPPAERNGSFEHQESVATTEARLRMEGVELKEEWQDEDFPRPLPEEEDMHLDEELYTGSSVEGAPASHSYGLNSAKKTKKKLLAPDISLNLEHSEGSVLSDELDESTELDLDDIDTPSDNSNEFEWEDDLPKPKNADLLRKGVESVQEFTSTEEREEGRRWRVFRIGEQEHRVDMKAIEPYKRVISHGGYYGDGLNAIIVFAVCFMPESNQPNYRYIMDNLFKYVIGTLELLVAENYMIVYLNGATSRRKMPSVGWLRKCYQQIDRRLRKNLKSLIIVHPSWFIRTLLALTKPFISSKFSQKIKYVYSLTDLAELVPMEYVSIPDCIKQFDEEKNRKKHKRFRF
- the bnip2 gene encoding BCL2/adenovirus E1B 19 kDa protein-interacting protein 2 isoform X2 — protein: MATDAMATEEVSNQRDSSDLNANKSYPESDTPSRTSEENRNASSPVSPPPPSSSVRPEEELPREPVTGTSLENGDGPPPEAATPDNRQKQGVRSSSPAHAPHALSPPAERNGSFEHQESVATTEARLRMEGVELKEEWQDEDFPRPLPEEEDMHLDEELYTGSSVEGAPASHSYGLNSAKKTKKKLLAPDISLNLEHSEGSVLSDELDESTELDLDDIDTPSDNSNEFEWEDDLPKPKNADLLRKGVESVQEFTSTEEREEGRRWRVFRIGEQEHRVDMKAIEPYKRVISHGGYYGDGLNAIIVFAVCFMPESNQPNYRYIMDNLFKYVIGTLELLVAENYMIVYLNGATSRRKMPSVGWLRKCYQQIDRRLRKNLKSLIIVHPSWFIRTLLALTKPFISSKFSQKIKYVYSLTDLAELVPMEYVSIPDCIKQIDQDMRGKVEMATAAVPE
- the bnip2 gene encoding BCL2/adenovirus E1B 19 kDa protein-interacting protein 2 isoform X1, which produces MATDAMATEEVSNQRDSSDLNANKSYPESDTPSRTSEENRNASSPVSPPPPSSSVRPEEELPREPVTGTSLENGDGPPPEAATPDNRQKQGVRSSSPAHAPHALSPPAERNGSFEHQESVATTEARLRMEGVELKEEWQDEDFPRPLPEEEDMHLDEELYTGSSVEGAPASHSYGLNSAKKTKKKLLAPDISLNLEHSEGSVLSDELDESTELDLDDIDTPSDNSNEFEWEDDLPKPKNADLLRKGVESVQEFTSTEEREEGRRWRVFRIGEQEHRVDMKAIEPYKRVISHGGYYGDGLNAIIVFAVCFMPESNQPNYRYIMDNLFKYVIGTLELLVAENYMIVYLNGATSRRKMPSVGWLRKCYQQIDRRLRKNLKSLIIVHPSWFIRTLLALTKPFISSKFSQKIKYVYSLTDLAELVPMEYVSIPDCIKQFDEEKNRKKHKRIDQDMRGKVEMATAAVPE
- the bnip2 gene encoding BCL2/adenovirus E1B 19 kDa protein-interacting protein 2 isoform X5 — protein: MNDYRPVSDLDFWTLSAQTYWFLYFEHQESVATTEARLRMEGVELKEEWQDEDFPRPLPEEEDMHLDEELYTGSSVEGAPASHSYGLNSAKKTKKKLLAPDISLNLEHSEGSVLSDELDESTELDLDDIDTPSDNSNEFEWEDDLPKPKNADLLRKGVESVQEFTSTEEREEGRRWRVFRIGEQEHRVDMKAIEPYKRVISHGGYYGDGLNAIIVFAVCFMPESNQPNYRYIMDNLFKYVIGTLELLVAENYMIVYLNGATSRRKMPSVGWLRKCYQQIDRRLRKNLKSLIIVHPSWFIRTLLALTKPFISSKFSQKIKYVYSLTDLAELVPMEYVSIPDCIKQFDEEKNRKKHKRIDQDMRGKVEMATAAVPE
- the bnip2 gene encoding BCL2/adenovirus E1B 19 kDa protein-interacting protein 2 isoform X4, producing the protein MATDAMATEEVSNQRDSSDLNANKSYPESDTPSRTSEENRNASSPVSPPPPSSSVRPEEELPREPVTGTSLENGDGPPPEAATPDNRQKQGVRSSSPAHAPHALSPPAERNGSFEHQESVATTEARLRMEGVELKEEWQDEDFPRPLPEEEDMHLDEELYTGSSVEGAPASHSYGLNSAKKTKKKLLAPDISLNLEHSEGSVLSDELDESTELDLDDIDTPSDNSNEFEWEDDLPKPKNADLLRKGVESVQEFTSTEEREEGRRWRVFRIGEQEHRVDMKAIEPYKRVISHGGYYGDGLNAIIVFAVCFMPESNQPNYRYIMDNLFKYVIGTLELLVAENYMIVYLNGATSRRKMPSVGWLRKCYQQIDRRLRKNLKSLIIVHPSWFIRTLLALTKPFISSKFSQKIKYVYSLTDLAELVPMEYVSIPDCIKQFRF